From a single Nocardioides sp. dk884 genomic region:
- a CDS encoding DUF222 domain-containing protein, which yields MQADPVWDEMSEDEVLDFAGACAETAQRAEVDLLHAAYQWAVMHCAQRLDPLEAAKPGRENARRLGGAGVSEVSEFAAAELGARIGRSPYAAARLIADAQDLHHRHPRLWERVQAGEVRASYARHVVTRTRDLSVEQAAYVDAAVVESADGRITWSRFEALVEGKVAQAAPEVAREKEERAAKARFAKKLRGEAHGMASFMIRADLATIEAIDAAVSAKATRIAQAQPDAPHRQTDDERRVYAVLLLATGAEPAADPADLVPDVHLVVHVYHGPDREGIARIEGHGPVTEEWVREVLGPRARFRIRPVLDLAGQAPVDGYEIPERHRQAVHLMTPADTFPFASCTSTSMQVDHTIAHDDGGATGVGNYGPMTTFHHRIKTHGRWQVQQPFPGIYVWRDPHGALFLVDHTGTRRIPTRFTEPVAVELWYSPIEIEYAA from the coding sequence ATGCAGGCGGACCCGGTGTGGGATGAGATGTCGGAGGACGAGGTCCTCGACTTCGCCGGCGCCTGCGCCGAGACCGCACAGCGGGCCGAGGTCGACCTGCTGCACGCGGCTTACCAGTGGGCGGTGATGCACTGCGCGCAGCGGTTGGACCCCCTCGAGGCCGCCAAGCCCGGCCGGGAGAACGCGCGGCGGCTGGGCGGTGCCGGCGTGTCTGAGGTGAGCGAGTTCGCTGCCGCGGAGCTCGGCGCGCGGATCGGGCGCTCTCCTTACGCCGCCGCGCGGCTGATCGCCGACGCCCAGGACCTGCACCACCGTCACCCGCGGCTATGGGAGAGGGTGCAGGCCGGCGAGGTACGCGCGTCGTACGCCCGTCACGTCGTGACCCGGACCCGCGACCTCAGCGTCGAGCAGGCGGCCTACGTCGACGCGGCGGTGGTCGAGTCCGCCGACGGGCGGATCACCTGGTCCCGGTTCGAGGCGCTGGTCGAGGGCAAGGTCGCCCAAGCGGCGCCCGAGGTCGCGCGGGAGAAGGAGGAGCGGGCCGCGAAGGCGCGGTTCGCCAAGAAGCTGCGCGGTGAGGCGCACGGGATGGCCTCGTTCATGATCCGCGCCGACCTCGCCACGATCGAGGCGATCGACGCGGCCGTGAGTGCCAAGGCCACCCGCATCGCGCAGGCCCAGCCCGACGCGCCGCACCGGCAGACCGACGACGAGCGACGGGTGTACGCCGTGCTGCTGCTGGCCACCGGCGCAGAGCCCGCCGCCGACCCGGCCGACCTGGTCCCCGACGTCCACCTCGTCGTGCACGTCTACCACGGCCCGGACCGCGAGGGCATCGCCCGGATCGAGGGCCACGGTCCGGTCACGGAGGAGTGGGTGCGCGAGGTGCTCGGGCCGCGGGCCCGGTTCCGGATCAGACCCGTGCTCGACCTCGCCGGTCAGGCACCGGTGGACGGCTATGAGATCCCGGAGCGACATCGCCAGGCCGTGCATCTGATGACGCCGGCCGACACCTTCCCCTTCGCCTCCTGCACGAGCACCTCGATGCAGGTCGATCACACCATCGCCCACGATGACGGCGGTGCGACAGGCGTGGGCAACTACGGGCCGATGACCACCTTCCACCATCGGATCAAGACCCACGGCCGGTGGCAGGTCCAGCAACCCTTCCCGGGCATCTACGTGTGGCGCGACCCCCACGGCGCCCTCTTCCTCGTCGACCACACCGGCACCCGCCGGATCCCGACCCGATTCACCGAGCCGGTGGCCGTCGAGCTCTGGTACTCCCCGATCGAGATCGAGTACGCCGCCTGA
- a CDS encoding YaeQ family protein, whose translation MAAGATMHTFEIELADMDRGVYEQFTLRAARHPSETEAYLVTRVLAYCLEYEEGIAFSEGISAAADPAVLVRDLSGRLLAWIEVGAPDAARLHAGSKAAERTTIYTHRDHTRVLAQWAGAKIHRASEIVLHNFDPGFIDSAVDAIERRNALTLTVTERQLYLELNGVHLSSAVHDHPIS comes from the coding sequence ATGGCAGCCGGCGCGACGATGCACACGTTCGAGATCGAGCTGGCCGACATGGATCGGGGCGTCTACGAGCAGTTCACGCTTCGGGCGGCGCGGCATCCGTCGGAAACCGAGGCGTACCTCGTGACGCGTGTGCTTGCCTACTGCCTCGAATACGAAGAGGGCATCGCGTTCAGCGAGGGGATCTCGGCGGCCGCCGACCCGGCGGTGCTCGTGCGCGACCTAAGCGGGAGGCTGCTGGCCTGGATCGAGGTTGGGGCGCCGGACGCCGCGCGCCTTCACGCGGGCAGCAAGGCTGCTGAGCGCACGACCATCTACACGCACCGCGACCACACCAGGGTGCTGGCGCAGTGGGCGGGCGCGAAAATACATCGCGCAAGCGAGATCGTCCTGCACAACTTTGATCCCGGGTTCATCGATTCCGCCGTGGACGCGATCGAGCGCCGCAACGCGCTCACGCTCACTGTTACCGAGCGGCAGCTCTACCTCGAACTAAATGGCGTGCACCTTTCGTCGGCGGTCCACGATCATCCGATCAGTTAG